In Salinibacterium sp. ZJ70, one DNA window encodes the following:
- a CDS encoding ABC transporter ATP-binding protein: MHGGMGGPGGGRGVGNRDETVQRAANATAPRIPNLIGRIGELFAPYRRELIITIVLVLISAALGVLPPLLTQRAFDDGLFPPDGAGPDVPVLLVLVGTMVGLWLLSAALGVAQTYFTAKVGNSVMGALRVKLFSHLQAMELGFFTRTKTGVIQSRLQNDVGGVASVLNNTISSIVGNTVTVIGALVAMLLLSWQLTVVAIILLPVLVWAQRRVGQVRARIATETQESLSEMTSITQETLSVSGILLAKTFNRQPTEIGRYADENQRQIALQVRLQMSGQWFFAVVSVFMSVIPAIIYLVAAWLILDGVEVTAGTIVAFTTVQARLMMPLMGLLRVALDLQTSRALFARIFEYLDLVHAITDAPDARDVDAAHLGEVEFRDVTFRYPDADPRSRGTLDDVSFRIEPGQYVAFVGPSGAGKTTVSYLVPRLYEASEGSVLFAGTDVRKLRHASLVEHVGVVSQETYLFHSTIAENLRYAKPEATDAELEAACRAANIHATIASFPDGYQTVVGERGYRLSGGEKQRIAIARVLLKDPAVLILDEATSALDTISERVVQSALDEASRGRTTIAIAHRLSTVVDADVIHVLKAGRIVESGTHPQLLAEGGEYARLFAEQLTASAGATAGAGAGAGAGAGAGAGAPAPVR; encoded by the coding sequence ATGCACGGAGGAATGGGCGGGCCCGGCGGCGGCCGCGGAGTCGGCAATCGTGACGAGACGGTGCAGCGGGCCGCGAACGCGACCGCGCCGCGCATCCCGAACCTGATCGGCCGCATCGGCGAGCTCTTCGCTCCCTACCGCAGGGAGCTCATCATCACGATCGTGCTCGTGCTGATCTCGGCCGCGCTCGGCGTGCTGCCCCCGTTGCTCACGCAGCGTGCCTTCGACGATGGGCTCTTCCCGCCCGACGGAGCCGGTCCCGACGTGCCCGTGCTGCTGGTGCTCGTCGGCACGATGGTGGGGCTCTGGCTCCTGTCCGCGGCCCTCGGGGTCGCGCAGACCTACTTCACCGCGAAGGTCGGCAACTCCGTCATGGGCGCGCTGCGGGTGAAGCTCTTCAGCCACCTGCAGGCGATGGAGCTCGGCTTCTTCACGCGCACCAAGACGGGCGTCATCCAATCCCGCCTGCAGAACGACGTGGGTGGCGTCGCATCCGTGCTCAACAACACGATCTCGAGCATCGTCGGCAACACCGTCACCGTGATCGGCGCCCTCGTGGCGATGCTGCTGCTCAGCTGGCAGCTCACGGTCGTGGCGATCATCCTGCTGCCCGTGCTCGTGTGGGCGCAGCGGCGCGTCGGCCAGGTGCGTGCGCGCATCGCGACAGAGACGCAGGAGTCGCTCTCGGAGATGACCTCGATCACCCAGGAGACGCTCTCGGTGTCGGGCATCCTGCTCGCGAAGACCTTCAACCGTCAGCCCACCGAGATCGGCCGCTATGCCGACGAGAATCAGCGCCAGATCGCACTGCAGGTGCGTCTGCAGATGTCGGGCCAGTGGTTCTTCGCCGTCGTGAGCGTGTTCATGTCGGTCATCCCGGCGATCATCTACCTCGTGGCCGCGTGGCTCATCCTCGATGGCGTCGAGGTGACCGCCGGCACGATCGTCGCCTTCACGACCGTGCAGGCGAGGCTCATGATGCCGCTCATGGGTCTGCTGCGCGTCGCCCTCGACCTGCAGACCTCGCGCGCCCTCTTCGCGCGGATCTTCGAGTACCTCGACCTCGTGCATGCCATCACGGACGCCCCCGACGCGCGCGACGTGGACGCGGCGCACCTCGGCGAGGTGGAGTTCCGCGACGTGACGTTCCGGTATCCGGATGCCGACCCTCGCTCGCGCGGAACGCTCGACGACGTCTCGTTCCGGATCGAGCCCGGGCAGTACGTCGCGTTCGTGGGCCCCTCGGGCGCCGGCAAGACGACCGTGTCCTACCTTGTGCCGCGACTGTACGAGGCGTCCGAGGGGTCTGTGCTCTTCGCGGGCACGGATGTGCGGAAGCTGCGCCACGCCTCGCTCGTCGAGCACGTGGGCGTCGTGAGCCAGGAGACCTACCTCTTCCACTCGACCATCGCCGAGAACCTGCGCTACGCGAAGCCCGAGGCGACCGACGCCGAACTCGAGGCCGCCTGCCGCGCCGCCAACATCCACGCGACGATCGCCTCATTCCCTGACGGCTACCAGACCGTCGTCGGGGAGCGCGGCTACCGGCTCTCGGGCGGGGAGAAGCAGCGCATCGCGATCGCGCGCGTGCTGCTGAAGGATCCGGCGGTGCTGATCCTCGACGAGGCGACGAGCGCGCTCGACACGATCTCCGAGCGGGTGGTGCAGTCGGCGCTCGACGAGGCCTCCCGCGGCCGCACGACGATCGCGATCGCGCACCGGCTCTCGACCGTCGTGGACGCGGACGTCATCCACGTGCTGAAGGCCGGCCGGATCGTCGAATCGGGCACGCACCCGCAGCTCCTCGCCGAGGGCGGTGAGTACGCGCGTCTCTTCGCCGAACAGCTGACGGCATCCGCGGGCGCCACCGCAGGCGCCGGCGCAGGTGCCGGTGCGGGTGCCGGTGCTGGTGCTGGTGCCCCCGCCCCCGTGAGGTAG
- a CDS encoding carbohydrate ABC transporter permease: MSSVAPVDLPVPDGSTAAELAAEGLKTERVKRRLTSRWATFAALVIAVLWTIPTFGIFVSSFRPADLIQTTGWWTIFQNPGFTLDNYQDVLLSPSQSSPQLGAYFVNSLFIAIPATIFPIAIAAMAAYAFAWMRFRFIGPLFVFVFALQIVPLQMALVPLLQFFSTWLRPGQQWIHDVIPMIPEQNYLPIWIAHTIFALPLAIFLLHNFISEIPGDVIEAARVDGATHGQIFLRVVLPLAVPAIASVAIFQFLWVWNDLLVALIFSGGTQDAAPLTQRLAEMVGSRGQEWHRLTAGAFVSLIVPLIVFFSLQRYFVRGLLAGSTKG; the protein is encoded by the coding sequence ATGAGCAGCGTAGCCCCCGTCGATCTGCCCGTACCCGATGGCTCGACCGCGGCGGAACTGGCCGCGGAGGGGCTGAAGACCGAGCGGGTCAAGCGCCGGCTGACATCCCGTTGGGCGACGTTCGCCGCGCTCGTGATCGCGGTGCTGTGGACGATTCCCACGTTCGGCATCTTCGTGTCGTCGTTCCGTCCTGCGGATCTGATTCAGACGACCGGGTGGTGGACGATCTTCCAGAACCCCGGCTTCACCCTCGACAACTACCAGGACGTGCTGCTCTCGCCCTCACAGTCGTCTCCGCAGCTGGGTGCGTACTTCGTCAATTCGCTCTTCATCGCCATCCCGGCGACGATCTTCCCGATCGCGATCGCCGCGATGGCGGCGTATGCGTTCGCGTGGATGCGCTTCCGGTTCATCGGTCCGCTGTTCGTGTTCGTCTTCGCGCTGCAGATCGTGCCGCTGCAGATGGCGCTCGTGCCGCTGCTGCAGTTCTTCTCGACGTGGCTGAGGCCCGGCCAGCAGTGGATCCACGACGTCATCCCGATGATCCCCGAGCAGAACTATCTGCCGATCTGGATCGCACACACGATCTTCGCGCTGCCGCTGGCGATCTTCCTGCTGCACAACTTCATCTCGGAGATCCCGGGAGATGTCATCGAGGCCGCGCGCGTCGACGGTGCGACGCACGGCCAGATCTTCCTGCGGGTCGTGCTGCCGCTCGCGGTTCCGGCGATCGCATCGGTCGCCATCTTCCAGTTCCTGTGGGTGTGGAATGACCTGCTCGTGGCGCTCATCTTCTCGGGCGGCACGCAGGACGCGGCGCCCCTCACCCAGAGGCTCGCCGAGATGGTCGGGTCGCGCGGGCAGGAATGGCATCGACTGACGGCGGGCGCATTCGTGTCGCTCATCGTGCCGCTGATCGTGTTCTTCTCGCTGCAGAGGTATTTCGTGCGGGGCCTGCTCGCAGGCTCGACGAAGGGCTAG
- a CDS encoding carbohydrate ABC transporter permease produces MTTADLIGKILQVVMGLAVFAAAIGLLVFLIDKAPKRGRDYWQLVGFLAPAVILLAIGLIYPAIRTTGLAFLNKSGDFSWANFIWLFTQPAALRTLVNTIIWVALVPTLSTVLGLLYAVFIDKSKGERIYKALVFMPMAISFVGAGIIWKFVYEYKSSGREQIGLLNALVVAFDGDPVQWLQTDPINTFLLIIVMIWIQTGFAMVVLSAAIKGIPTEQIEAAQLDGTNPWQRFRNVTIPGIRGSLVVVLTTISIATLKVFDIVRTMTAGNFNTSVIANEMYTQAFRASEVGRGSALAVILFVLVLPIVIYNVNIMRKQREIR; encoded by the coding sequence ATGACCACCGCGGATCTGATCGGGAAGATCCTGCAGGTCGTGATGGGACTGGCGGTCTTCGCCGCCGCCATCGGCCTGCTCGTGTTCCTCATCGACAAGGCGCCCAAGCGCGGGCGCGACTACTGGCAGCTCGTCGGCTTTCTGGCGCCCGCGGTCATCTTGCTGGCGATCGGGCTCATCTATCCGGCGATCCGCACGACCGGGCTCGCCTTCCTCAATAAGTCGGGGGACTTCAGCTGGGCCAACTTCATCTGGCTGTTCACGCAGCCGGCAGCGCTTCGCACCCTCGTGAACACCATCATCTGGGTGGCGCTCGTGCCCACCCTGTCGACCGTGCTCGGCCTTCTCTATGCCGTCTTCATCGACAAGTCGAAGGGCGAGCGCATCTACAAGGCGCTCGTCTTCATGCCGATGGCGATCTCGTTCGTCGGTGCCGGCATCATCTGGAAGTTCGTCTACGAGTACAAGTCGTCAGGGCGCGAGCAGATCGGTCTGCTGAACGCCCTCGTGGTGGCCTTCGATGGCGACCCGGTGCAGTGGCTGCAGACCGACCCCATCAACACGTTCCTGCTCATCATCGTGATGATCTGGATCCAGACGGGATTCGCGATGGTCGTGCTGTCGGCGGCGATCAAGGGCATCCCGACCGAGCAGATCGAGGCGGCGCAGCTCGACGGCACGAACCCGTGGCAGCGGTTCCGCAACGTCACGATCCCCGGCATCCGCGGGTCGCTCGTGGTCGTGCTCACCACGATCTCGATCGCGACCCTCAAGGTGTTCGACATCGTGCGCACCATGACCGCCGGAAACTTCAACACGAGCGTCATCGCCAACGAGATGTACACGCAGGCGTTCCGCGCCTCGGAGGTGGGGCGAGGGTCGGCACTCGCCGTCATCCTGTTCGTGCTCGTTCTGCCGATCGTCATCTACAACGTCAACATCATGCGCAAGCAGAGGGAGATCCGATGA
- a CDS encoding ABC transporter substrate-binding protein, which translates to MRSRVNRRLVTGFAAIGIGALALSACTGDVGTDDDREVDCGLYEEYGTFDGETVTIGGTILDLEADRLVESWKDFEQCTGIEVNYQGTSEFEAQIAVLAEGGNAPDIGIIPQPGLLQRLAAGGWLIPASEPVVANIDEWWDPTWKEYGSADGVVYAAPLMASIKGYVWYSPAEFEENGYEIPESLDELMELSETIASDAGHQPWCVGLESGEATGWPGTDWIEDFVLRQAGPEVYDQWVTHEIPFNAPEIVAAFDSVGQYLKSDEMVNGGIGDVSTQISEPFQTAGLPILDGECSLHHQASFYETFWNPEGGDENTVASDGTVFAFLLPPVNADDTQAVTGGGEFPVAFRDAEEVEAVRAYLSSDTWANERVSLGGVISANKGVDPANASSELLEQSIEILQGDTTFRFDGSDLMPGAVGSDSFWKGIVAWVSGQSTQATVDAIEASWPTS; encoded by the coding sequence ATGCGCTCACGGGTGAACCGCCGGCTCGTCACCGGATTCGCGGCAATCGGGATCGGCGCACTCGCGCTGTCCGCATGCACGGGCGACGTCGGAACGGACGACGACCGAGAGGTCGACTGCGGACTATACGAGGAGTACGGCACGTTCGACGGTGAGACCGTCACGATCGGCGGCACCATCCTCGACCTCGAGGCCGACCGTCTCGTCGAGTCCTGGAAGGACTTCGAGCAGTGCACCGGCATCGAGGTCAACTACCAGGGCACGAGCGAGTTCGAGGCCCAGATCGCGGTGCTCGCCGAAGGTGGCAACGCCCCCGACATCGGCATCATCCCCCAGCCGGGCCTGCTGCAGCGTCTCGCCGCTGGCGGATGGCTCATCCCCGCCTCCGAGCCGGTCGTGGCGAACATCGACGAGTGGTGGGACCCCACGTGGAAGGAATACGGATCGGCTGACGGCGTGGTCTACGCCGCCCCGCTCATGGCCTCCATCAAGGGCTACGTCTGGTACTCGCCGGCCGAGTTCGAGGAGAACGGCTACGAGATCCCGGAGTCGCTCGATGAGCTGATGGAACTCTCGGAGACGATCGCGTCCGACGCCGGACACCAGCCGTGGTGCGTCGGCCTCGAATCCGGTGAGGCCACCGGATGGCCGGGAACCGACTGGATCGAGGACTTCGTGCTCCGCCAGGCGGGGCCGGAGGTCTACGACCAGTGGGTCACCCACGAGATCCCGTTCAACGCCCCCGAGATCGTCGCGGCGTTCGACTCGGTGGGCCAGTACCTCAAGAGCGACGAGATGGTCAACGGCGGCATCGGCGACGTGTCGACGCAGATCAGCGAGCCGTTCCAGACGGCGGGCCTGCCGATCCTCGACGGCGAATGCTCGCTGCACCACCAGGCGTCGTTCTACGAGACCTTCTGGAACCCTGAGGGCGGCGACGAGAACACCGTCGCATCCGACGGCACCGTGTTCGCGTTCCTGCTTCCGCCGGTGAATGCCGACGACACGCAGGCCGTGACCGGCGGCGGCGAGTTCCCGGTGGCATTCCGTGACGCGGAAGAAGTGGAGGCGGTTCGCGCCTACCTGTCGAGCGACACATGGGCGAACGAGCGGGTGAGCCTCGGCGGCGTCATCTCGGCCAACAAGGGAGTCGACCCGGCGAACGCCTCGAGCGAACTGCTCGAGCAGTCGATCGAGATCCTTCAGGGTGACACCACGTTCCGCTTCGACGGCTCGGACCTCATGCCGGGTGCTGTCGGTTCCGACTCCTTCTGGAAGGGCATCGTGGCATGGGTGAGCGGGCAGTCGACGCAGGCCACCGTCGATGCGATCGAGGCCAGCTGGCCCACCAGCTGA
- the rplL gene encoding 50S ribosomal protein L7/L12: MAKLSTDELIAAFKELSLIELSEFVKAFEETFEVTAAAPVAVAAAGAAGGAAAAEEVEEKDSFDVVIESAGDKKIQVIKEVRALTSLGLGEAKALVDGTPATVLEGANKETAEKAKAQLEEAGATVVLK; the protein is encoded by the coding sequence ATGGCTAAGCTCAGCACCGACGAGCTGATCGCAGCGTTCAAGGAGCTCTCGCTCATCGAGCTGTCCGAGTTCGTCAAGGCGTTCGAGGAGACCTTCGAGGTCACCGCCGCCGCTCCCGTCGCCGTTGCCGCTGCGGGTGCCGCTGGTGGCGCCGCTGCCGCTGAAGAGGTCGAGGAGAAGGATTCCTTCGACGTCGTCATCGAGTCGGCCGGCGACAAGAAGATCCAGGTCATCAAGGAGGTGCGCGCGCTCACCAGCCTCGGCCTCGGTGAGGCGAAGGCTCTCGTTGACGGCACCCCCGCCACCGTGCTCGAGGGTGCGAACAAGGAGACCGCCGAGAAGGCGAAGGCTCAGCTCGAAGAGGCTGGCGCCACGGTCGTCCTCAAGTAA
- the rplJ gene encoding 50S ribosomal protein L10, with translation MANKETTVAELAELFRSSNAVVLTEYRGLTVAQLKQLRTNIRQDASYAVVKNTLTKIAAKDAGVEGLDDLLEGPSAIAFVHGDTVNVAKAIRDFAKANPLLVIKGGYFDGAALTAAEVGKLADLETREVLLAKLAGAFKASLFGAAYLFNAPLSKAVRTVDALREKQESAN, from the coding sequence ATGGCGAACAAGGAAACCACGGTCGCCGAGCTTGCGGAGCTTTTCCGCAGCTCGAACGCGGTCGTGCTCACCGAGTACCGCGGCCTGACGGTGGCACAGCTCAAGCAGCTGCGCACGAACATCCGCCAGGACGCGAGCTACGCCGTGGTGAAGAACACGCTGACCAAGATCGCAGCGAAGGACGCCGGCGTGGAGGGTCTCGACGACCTTCTCGAAGGCCCCTCGGCGATCGCATTCGTCCACGGTGACACTGTCAACGTGGCGAAGGCCATCCGTGACTTCGCCAAGGCCAACCCTCTTCTCGTGATCAAGGGCGGCTACTTCGATGGCGCCGCTCTGACCGCTGCGGAGGTGGGCAAGCTCGCCGACCTCGAGACCCGTGAAGTTCTGCTGGCGAAGCTCGCCGGTGCCTTCAAGGCCTCGCTGTTCGGAGCTGCCTACCTGTTCAACGCGCCGCTGTCGAAGGCCGTTCGCACGGTCGACGCACTGCGCGAGAAGCAGGAATCCGCGAACTGA
- a CDS encoding cell wall metabolism sensor histidine kinase WalK, whose translation MSRPEQPPAHSDAEAVDVDDMEEADDLAPDDVPRTRAPWSIERRIVLGVVALVALVTIIVGAVSVLALRQSMQERLDEQVMSLMRASLTPHGSLPDADTTSSGLLIAVSSQTNVQGVMVTGPGETRPLSPAQLVRVLSVPDGEIQTLDVDGIGGFRVQATHLPDGTIVGVGLSTADLDATTWTLVGIFALVTGGVLVIAALGAIGVARVALRPLGRVIETASRVSELQLASGDVALADRVPEAEADPRTEVGQVGAALNRMLHHVEEALVARQRTEEKVRQFVSDASHELRTPLASIRGYAELTRRIETELPEGAVRSLDRIESESIRMTRLVEDLLELARLDEGEVLAVGEVELVRLLADAVGDAYTVAPEHDWELVAPDGPVIIEGDAARLEQVVVNLLANAHRHTPEGTSIVVTLTEHPETDEVELVVADDGPGIDPELQEHLFERFVRGDGSRSRATGSTGLGLAIASAVIEAHGGTIDVASQPGDTRFTVRLPRHRPAAPDQGVPSDGADLPD comes from the coding sequence GTGAGCCGGCCCGAGCAGCCCCCCGCGCACTCCGACGCGGAGGCCGTCGACGTCGACGACATGGAGGAGGCGGACGACCTCGCGCCCGACGACGTGCCCCGCACGCGCGCGCCGTGGTCGATCGAGCGCCGCATCGTCCTCGGCGTCGTCGCGCTCGTCGCGCTCGTCACGATCATCGTGGGGGCGGTGAGCGTGCTCGCGCTGCGGCAGAGCATGCAGGAGCGCCTCGACGAGCAGGTGATGAGCCTCATGCGGGCCTCCCTCACGCCGCACGGCAGCCTGCCGGATGCCGACACCACGAGCAGCGGACTCCTCATCGCCGTCTCCTCGCAGACGAACGTGCAGGGCGTCATGGTCACGGGGCCCGGCGAGACCCGACCCCTCAGCCCCGCCCAGCTCGTGCGCGTGCTGTCGGTGCCCGATGGCGAGATCCAGACCCTCGATGTCGACGGCATCGGCGGGTTCCGCGTGCAGGCGACGCACCTTCCTGACGGAACGATCGTCGGCGTCGGGCTGTCGACCGCCGACCTCGACGCCACGACCTGGACCCTCGTCGGCATCTTCGCACTCGTCACCGGCGGGGTGCTCGTGATCGCCGCGCTCGGCGCCATCGGCGTCGCACGGGTGGCTCTGCGCCCGCTCGGCCGCGTCATCGAGACCGCGTCCCGCGTCTCCGAGCTGCAGCTCGCCTCCGGCGACGTCGCGCTCGCCGACCGTGTTCCGGAGGCGGAAGCCGATCCGCGCACCGAGGTGGGTCAGGTGGGCGCCGCCCTCAACCGCATGCTCCACCACGTGGAGGAGGCGCTCGTCGCACGCCAGCGCACCGAGGAGAAGGTGCGCCAGTTCGTCTCGGATGCGAGCCACGAGCTGCGCACCCCGCTCGCCTCCATCCGCGGCTACGCCGAGCTCACGCGACGCATCGAGACGGAGCTGCCGGAGGGGGCCGTGCGCTCGCTCGACCGCATCGAATCCGAGAGCATCCGGATGACGCGCCTCGTGGAGGACCTGCTCGAGCTCGCGCGTCTCGACGAGGGCGAGGTGCTCGCCGTGGGCGAGGTCGAGCTCGTGCGGCTGCTCGCGGATGCGGTAGGCGACGCGTACACGGTTGCGCCCGAGCATGACTGGGAGCTCGTGGCTCCCGACGGCCCGGTGATCATCGAGGGCGACGCGGCGCGGCTCGAGCAGGTCGTCGTGAACCTGCTCGCGAACGCGCACCGCCACACCCCGGAGGGCACCTCGATCGTCGTGACGCTCACCGAGCATCCCGAGACCGACGAGGTCGAGCTCGTCGTCGCCGACGACGGCCCCGGTATCGACCCCGAGCTGCAGGAGCACCTCTTCGAGCGCTTCGTGCGCGGCGACGGCTCGCGGTCGCGGGCGACCGGCTCGACGGGGCTCGGTCTCGCGATCGCCTCCGCGGTCATCGAGGCGCACGGCGGCACCATCGATGTCGCCTCGCAGCCGGGCGACACCCGCTTCACGGTCCGGCTGCCGCGGCATCGGCCTGCCGCACCCGACCAGGGTGTTCCCTCGGATGGGGCCGACCTGCCAGACTGA
- a CDS encoding response regulator transcription factor has translation MSSSTPSAVPALTRPDGTPIRALVVDDEPALVELIQMALRYEGWQVETASDGATALSKARSFEPDVIVLDIMLPGLDGLDVLRRMRAAGDDVAVLFLTAKDAVSDRVVGLTAGGDDYVTKPFSLEEVVARLRALLRRTGRGITGYTDPILRVGDLTLDEESYEVTRGGRLIELTAKEFELLRYLMRNPRRVVSKMQILDRVWSYEYEGSPSIVEIYISYLRKKIDVDAPPMIHTVRGVGYLIKPAS, from the coding sequence ATGAGCTCGTCCACGCCCTCCGCTGTGCCCGCACTCACGCGGCCGGACGGCACACCCATCCGCGCACTCGTCGTCGACGACGAGCCGGCGCTCGTCGAGCTCATCCAGATGGCGCTGAGGTACGAGGGCTGGCAGGTCGAGACCGCGTCCGACGGCGCCACTGCGCTCAGCAAGGCGCGCAGCTTCGAACCCGATGTCATCGTGCTCGACATCATGCTTCCGGGCCTCGATGGCCTCGACGTGCTGCGCCGGATGCGCGCCGCGGGCGACGATGTCGCCGTGCTGTTCCTCACCGCGAAGGACGCCGTGTCGGATCGCGTCGTCGGTCTCACGGCGGGAGGCGACGACTACGTCACGAAGCCCTTCAGCCTCGAGGAGGTCGTCGCGCGTCTGCGCGCACTCCTGCGTCGCACCGGGCGTGGGATCACGGGCTACACCGACCCCATCCTGCGCGTCGGCGATCTCACGCTCGACGAGGAGAGCTACGAGGTGACCCGCGGCGGTCGCCTGATCGAGCTCACCGCGAAGGAGTTCGAGCTGCTGCGCTACCTGATGCGCAACCCGCGCCGCGTGGTCAGCAAGATGCAGATCCTCGATCGCGTGTGGAGCTACGAGTACGAAGGCAGCCCCAGCATCGTCGAGATCTACATCTCGTACCTGCGCAAGAAGATCGATGTCGACGCCCCGCCCATGATCCACACCGTGCGCGGTGTCGGCTACCTCATCAAGCCCGCATCGTGA
- a CDS encoding YqaJ viral recombinase family protein, whose protein sequence is MPQPTLELFDAPPVPYRDRVVADASDRVSWLRERARGVTATDVARLTSDKSVRAVVQDKLLGSRFSGNSYTQHGRVREPEIGRWVARHHPGMRSNSALFHADGMREHLATPDGLRDREGSLELCEIKTTRSAWKSIPRQYLRQVWWQQYVLGAERTLVVWEQHDDFVPVSGVPESRWVDRDENEIAKLVHLADQVLRAMRR, encoded by the coding sequence GTGCCCCAGCCCACCCTCGAGCTCTTCGACGCTCCACCTGTCCCGTATCGGGACCGTGTCGTCGCCGACGCCTCCGATCGGGTGAGCTGGCTGCGCGAGCGCGCCCGCGGCGTGACGGCGACGGATGTCGCCCGCCTCACGAGCGACAAGTCGGTGCGCGCCGTCGTGCAGGACAAGCTCCTCGGCTCGCGCTTCTCGGGCAACTCCTACACGCAGCATGGCCGCGTGCGCGAGCCGGAGATCGGCCGCTGGGTGGCGCGCCACCATCCGGGTATGCGCAGCAACAGCGCGCTCTTCCACGCCGACGGCATGCGGGAGCACCTCGCGACGCCCGACGGCCTGCGCGACCGCGAGGGGTCGCTCGAGCTGTGCGAGATCAAGACCACGCGCTCAGCCTGGAAGTCGATCCCCCGCCAGTACCTGCGCCAGGTGTGGTGGCAGCAGTACGTGCTGGGCGCTGAGCGCACCCTCGTGGTGTGGGAGCAGCACGACGACTTCGTGCCCGTGAGCGGTGTGCCCGAGAGCCGGTGGGTCGATCGCGACGAGAACGAGATCGCGAAGCTCGTGCACCTGGCCGACCAGGTGCTCCGCGCGATGCGGCGCTAG
- a CDS encoding ABC transporter permease, translating into MNALFHGLFELRSRPWRAVLSGLSVLVGSSAIVAIFAIGSVTKDVFIAASEQIDGRASTYAIDVTGVASAEQLRELIERATALVGDDGGVAVISHSTDVMGVQHAVLARSGEPLVRAPFVMIAGDLTSIRRLPVIDGAWPTTADLPVGIAVNQAAAEQWGGVGTELALLVSRAGASVDGLVQAVVLDGTMEPTIYVALTGISALRSAALGGTVSLYIHQAPGEAQPLGIAQIAADSVGAVADPRTLRQVDRIDEMLRQLQVQQSAFALVALVALATAVIGILNIGLATVSERAKELTIRRAVGATRGQLAAQLLIAAIAIGAIASAVTAVLTVGAITWLGPSMVPLNAAIDPPRVPWEALGWGLLAACGATVVGSLIPAIIASRLEIAYSLRD; encoded by the coding sequence ATGAATGCCCTCTTCCATGGTCTGTTCGAGTTACGCTCCCGGCCATGGCGCGCCGTACTTTCGGGGCTGAGCGTGCTCGTGGGCTCGTCGGCCATCGTCGCGATCTTCGCCATCGGATCGGTCACCAAGGACGTTTTCATCGCCGCATCCGAGCAGATCGACGGCCGGGCATCCACCTACGCCATCGACGTGACAGGGGTCGCTTCGGCCGAGCAACTGCGAGAGTTGATCGAACGTGCCACGGCGCTCGTCGGCGACGATGGCGGCGTCGCCGTCATCTCGCACTCGACCGATGTCATGGGAGTTCAACACGCCGTCCTCGCACGGTCGGGTGAGCCGCTCGTGCGCGCCCCGTTCGTGATGATTGCAGGCGACCTCACCAGCATCAGACGACTGCCGGTGATCGATGGCGCGTGGCCGACGACGGCAGACCTCCCGGTGGGCATCGCGGTGAACCAAGCAGCGGCTGAGCAATGGGGCGGAGTGGGAACCGAACTGGCGCTGCTCGTCAGCCGCGCCGGCGCGAGCGTCGATGGCCTCGTGCAGGCTGTTGTGCTCGACGGCACGATGGAGCCCACCATCTATGTCGCGCTCACGGGCATCAGCGCTCTTCGGTCGGCGGCGCTCGGGGGCACCGTCTCTCTGTACATCCATCAGGCCCCCGGTGAGGCGCAACCTCTCGGTATCGCTCAGATCGCTGCCGACTCTGTGGGGGCCGTCGCCGATCCCCGGACGCTGCGACAAGTCGACCGCATCGACGAGATGCTCAGGCAGCTGCAGGTGCAACAATCGGCGTTCGCGCTGGTCGCGCTCGTCGCCCTGGCGACTGCGGTGATCGGCATCCTCAACATCGGCCTCGCCACCGTATCCGAGCGCGCCAAAGAGCTCACCATCCGAAGAGCAGTGGGGGCGACCCGGGGCCAGCTCGCTGCCCAGCTGCTGATCGCAGCCATCGCCATAGGAGCGATCGCCTCTGCCGTGACCGCAGTTCTCACCGTGGGGGCGATCACCTGGCTCGGCCCCTCGATGGTGCCGCTCAACGCGGCGATCGATCCGCCTCGTGTTCCCTGGGAGGCGCTCGGGTGGGGGCTGCTGGCTGCGTGCGGCGCGACGGTGGTGGGGTCGCTGATCCCCGCGATCATCGCCTCCCGGCTCGAGATCGCCTACTCGCTGCGAGATTGA